One genomic segment of Pseudobdellovibrionaceae bacterium includes these proteins:
- the bamD gene encoding outer membrane protein assembly factor BamD encodes MESDRNFQRDREMVLRKKNELEGRTTQALPTDTEKRIYEEMVQAFERNDELSFQSRFQRMMIDYPKGVYADESLYLAGSLAFSNKLYGRALRHFDQILKEYPRSNRARAALYAKAAAYRKMNLRPQAVTVFEQVKKQYPGSPEAARADVDLKVIR; translated from the coding sequence GTGGAAAGTGACAGAAACTTTCAGCGCGATCGCGAGATGGTTTTGCGTAAGAAAAATGAGTTGGAAGGGCGTACAACTCAGGCACTGCCGACAGATACTGAAAAACGTATTTATGAAGAGATGGTTCAGGCTTTTGAGCGCAACGATGAGCTCAGTTTTCAATCCCGTTTTCAGCGCATGATGATCGACTATCCGAAGGGCGTTTACGCCGACGAGTCGCTGTATCTGGCGGGATCGCTCGCGTTCTCGAACAAACTCTACGGCCGTGCGCTTCGTCACTTCGACCAAATCCTGAAAGAGTATCCGCGTTCGAACCGCGCTCGCGCGGCGTTGTACGCGAAGGCCGCCGCTTACCGCAAAATGAATTTGCGTCCGCAAGCCGTGACCGTCTTTGAACAGGTGAAGAAACAGTATCCGGGAAGTCCCGAGGCCGCGCGTGCGGACGTGGACTTGAAGGTGATTCGTTAA
- a CDS encoding DUF4852 domain-containing protein, giving the protein MKAQLSWLSIVLFCFTLQAFAQDEGETTTESTVSEEATTEETAAEPAEKTENWISCGTSYLQHVRQLPAAKQKAELENWWELSDREFGQIKRDEFQWKERQPQKLKEFQELLAAKPVTESILLKVKFGAYDFKQKGFPVDIATEKSDRALKSHYKSSGGFSMGGIGGPPEENLGACTMMISDFNKAQILPGTVKLRGTNVAKMKFIPVPEATAKELTSTLGSDRIVTVVLRYLPGKTELKRQKLGSNYFNTLYVDAQLQELEFGAGDGRVTAKF; this is encoded by the coding sequence ATGAAAGCTCAGCTGAGTTGGCTGTCGATTGTCCTATTTTGCTTCACACTTCAGGCCTTCGCTCAAGACGAAGGGGAAACCACGACGGAATCGACCGTGAGCGAAGAGGCCACGACCGAAGAAACGGCGGCGGAACCCGCCGAGAAGACAGAAAACTGGATCTCGTGCGGCACAAGTTACCTGCAGCACGTCCGCCAGCTTCCGGCCGCGAAACAGAAGGCCGAGCTCGAAAACTGGTGGGAGCTTTCGGACCGCGAATTCGGTCAAATCAAACGCGATGAATTTCAGTGGAAAGAGCGTCAGCCGCAAAAGCTAAAAGAGTTCCAGGAGCTGCTCGCCGCAAAACCCGTCACCGAGTCCATCCTCTTGAAAGTGAAGTTCGGTGCCTACGACTTCAAACAAAAAGGATTCCCCGTCGACATCGCGACCGAAAAATCCGACCGCGCTCTGAAATCCCACTACAAGAGCTCCGGCGGCTTCAGCATGGGCGGCATCGGTGGCCCTCCGGAAGAAAACCTGGGCGCCTGCACCATGATGATTTCGGACTTCAACAAAGCCCAGATCCTGCCCGGCACCGTCAAACTTCGCGGAACCAACGTCGCGAAAATGAAGTTCATCCCCGTTCCGGAAGCGACCGCCAAAGAGCTGACGTCCACCCTCGGTTCGGACCGCATCGTCACCGTCGTCCTGCGCTACCTTCCCGGAAAAACCGAGCTGAAACGCCAGAAGCTCGGCAGCAACTACTTCAATACACTGTACGTCGACGCCCAACTGCAAGAGCTCGAGTTCGGCGCGGGTGACGGCCGCGTCACCGCGAAGTTCTAG
- a CDS encoding ComEC/Rec2 family competence protein, whose protein sequence is MPFALFFSALTFIFTGWSLGHAGTFYFRPLQDLCTETWSIEPLTTVGSAMICGRELPPGKIKELFLRAGLYHVLVVSGAHLVWLAELARRLFPRRPLWTAALLLLFAGMTGFGAPLVRAGLQMILQSTRRRPWLANIVWSYLATLVFHPGWWNSVSLHLSALAALALRLPLKRRHRGLAVIVMTLPIVLPFGSFTPLGALTGLLLSPVVELVLFPVCVIAWILPGLQSVANFIVHAGLAFLESAQAHFAPPFQVAPLVPRPALIFYFFALVTLIGAFAARGRLAR, encoded by the coding sequence ATGCCGTTCGCGCTCTTCTTCTCGGCCCTCACCTTCATCTTCACGGGCTGGAGCCTCGGCCACGCCGGCACATTCTACTTTCGCCCTTTGCAAGACCTCTGCACGGAAACTTGGTCCATCGAACCGCTCACGACCGTGGGCTCGGCGATGATTTGCGGACGGGAACTTCCCCCAGGCAAAATCAAAGAGCTTTTCCTGCGCGCAGGGCTTTACCACGTCCTTGTCGTTTCGGGCGCGCATCTGGTTTGGCTCGCCGAGCTCGCGCGTCGGCTTTTCCCGCGTCGCCCTTTATGGACGGCCGCACTTTTGCTGCTGTTCGCCGGCATGACGGGATTCGGCGCGCCGCTCGTGCGCGCGGGTTTACAGATGATCCTGCAAAGCACCCGTCGCCGCCCTTGGCTGGCAAATATCGTCTGGTCCTATCTGGCGACGCTCGTTTTCCATCCCGGATGGTGGAACTCGGTCAGCCTGCATCTGTCAGCGCTCGCGGCCCTGGCGCTGCGACTTCCGCTCAAGCGACGCCACCGCGGCCTGGCGGTGATCGTGATGACCTTGCCGATCGTTCTTCCCTTCGGCAGCTTCACGCCGCTCGGCGCGCTGACGGGACTTCTGCTTTCCCCCGTGGTGGAGCTCGTGCTTTTCCCCGTTTGCGTGATCGCGTGGATACTTCCGGGCCTACAGTCCGTGGCGAATTTCATCGTCCACGCAGGGCTCGCGTTCTTGGAATCCGCGCAAGCTCACTTCGCCCCACCTTTCCAGGTCGCGCCACTTGTCCCCAGGCCGGCGTTGATTTTCTATTTTTTCGCGCTCGTCACACTGATCGGCGCTTTCGCCGCCCGGGGACGACTTGCGCGTTAG
- the ald gene encoding alanine dehydrogenase has protein sequence MLIGVPKEIKISENRVGMTEAGVRQLVKEGHALYVEKDAGVGSGISNSQYEKAGATLLDTKAEVYAKADMIVKVKEPLPDEFELLKENQILYTYLHLAAEPKLTRVLCERKVKAVAYETIQLADGSLPLLTPMSEVAGRMATQIGAFYLQRDHGGKGILLGGVTGVKPGNVTIIGGGVVGTNAAKMAVGLGARVTILDVNLSRLEYLDDIFQGRVVTLHSNAQSIEQSVLESDLLIGGVLITGHKAPTLVSRQMVSAMQKGSVVVDVAVDQGGCIETCRPTSHANPTYEVDGVIHYCVPNIPGVVSRTSTYALTNVTLKYASMLAAMGVEDAIAKDAALFQGLNVYDGAVCYEPVARDLGLEYRPFRQ, from the coding sequence ATGCTTATTGGTGTTCCGAAAGAAATCAAAATCAGCGAAAACCGGGTGGGGATGACCGAAGCGGGCGTCCGCCAGCTGGTCAAAGAGGGCCACGCGCTTTACGTCGAAAAGGACGCGGGCGTGGGCTCGGGTATTTCCAATTCGCAGTACGAAAAAGCGGGCGCGACCCTTCTCGACACGAAGGCCGAAGTCTACGCCAAGGCCGACATGATCGTGAAGGTGAAAGAGCCGCTGCCGGACGAGTTCGAGCTGCTCAAAGAAAACCAGATTCTTTACACCTACCTTCACCTCGCGGCCGAACCGAAGCTCACGCGCGTTTTATGCGAACGTAAAGTCAAAGCCGTCGCCTACGAAACGATTCAGTTGGCGGATGGGAGCCTGCCGCTCCTCACGCCGATGAGCGAGGTCGCCGGACGGATGGCGACCCAGATCGGCGCGTTTTACTTGCAGCGAGATCACGGCGGCAAGGGCATCCTGCTGGGGGGCGTGACCGGCGTGAAACCGGGAAACGTCACGATCATCGGGGGCGGGGTCGTCGGCACGAACGCCGCGAAAATGGCGGTGGGTTTGGGCGCGCGGGTGACCATTTTGGATGTGAACCTCTCCCGCTTGGAATACCTGGACGATATCTTTCAGGGGCGCGTGGTGACGCTGCACTCGAACGCGCAAAGCATCGAACAAAGCGTTTTGGAGTCCGATCTTTTGATCGGCGGGGTTTTGATCACGGGCCACAAGGCGCCGACGCTGGTCAGTCGGCAGATGGTCTCCGCGATGCAGAAGGGCAGCGTGGTCGTGGACGTCGCGGTCGATCAAGGCGGTTGCATCGAGACCTGTCGTCCGACCTCGCACGCCAATCCCACGTACGAAGTCGACGGCGTGATTCATTACTGCGTCCCGAACATACCGGGGGTGGTTTCACGCACTTCGACCTACGCGCTGACCAACGTGACGCTGAAGTACGCGTCGATGCTCGCCGCGATGGGCGTCGAGGACGCGATCGCCAAGGACGCCGCGCTTTTCCAGGGCCTGAACGTCTACGACGGCGCCGTTTGTTACGAGCCCGTCGCCCGCGATTTGGGGTTGGAGTACCGGCCTTTCCGTCAGTAG
- a CDS encoding UDP-3-O-acyl-N-acetylglucosamine deacetylase codes for MFLQKTIRSRVQVQGVGLHSGEACALNFVPAPPNTGVHFVRADLPDQPSLKVHVSNVTATGYQTVLGGGLFSVATVEHCLSALAALRVDNLIIEMTGPEIPITDGSAISFLEAIQKVGLIEQDQPRKYCYLTQPVYYSEDDKQAYVVPYNGLRLTVTIEFPHPAIGKQKIDLDINEETFTRELARARTFGFLKDVETLQAKGLARGGSLDNAVVMDDTKVINPDGLRFPDEFVRHKALDALGDLVTLGMPLMGHVVLYKAGHDMMNKLVKKLLETTEAYKRIELGADLSEQERYRNSNWS; via the coding sequence ATGTTTCTCCAAAAGACCATCCGCAGTCGTGTCCAGGTCCAGGGTGTCGGGCTCCATTCCGGCGAAGCCTGTGCCCTGAACTTCGTGCCCGCGCCGCCGAATACCGGCGTCCATTTCGTTCGGGCCGACCTGCCGGACCAGCCCTCGCTGAAGGTCCATGTGTCGAACGTGACCGCCACGGGCTACCAGACAGTGCTGGGTGGGGGGCTTTTCAGCGTCGCGACGGTGGAGCACTGCCTGTCGGCACTGGCGGCGCTGCGGGTGGACAATTTGATCATCGAAATGACCGGCCCCGAGATTCCGATCACGGACGGCAGCGCGATTTCTTTTTTGGAGGCGATCCAAAAGGTCGGTTTGATCGAGCAAGATCAACCGCGCAAGTACTGCTACCTGACCCAGCCGGTCTACTACTCCGAAGACGACAAGCAGGCCTACGTGGTGCCGTACAACGGGCTGCGCCTGACGGTGACGATCGAGTTCCCGCATCCGGCGATCGGGAAACAAAAAATCGATCTCGACATCAACGAAGAGACCTTCACCCGTGAGCTCGCGCGTGCGCGGACATTCGGTTTTTTGAAGGACGTCGAAACGCTGCAGGCCAAGGGCCTGGCGCGCGGTGGGTCCCTCGACAACGCGGTGGTGATGGATGACACGAAAGTCATCAATCCCGACGGCCTGCGCTTCCCCGATGAGTTCGTGCGCCATAAGGCACTCGATGCGCTCGGTGATCTGGTGACGCTGGGGATGCCGCTCATGGGGCACGTCGTTCTGTACAAAGCCGGTCACGATATGATGAACAAGCTCGTCAAAAAACTTCTCGAGACGACCGAGGCGTACAAACGTATCGAACTCGGCGCGGACCTTTCGGAACAGGAACGGTACCGCAACTCGAACTGGTCTTAA